Below is a genomic region from Elusimicrobiota bacterium.
TTGTCCCAAGGCCTCTATTGCCCCATGACCAAAATTGAAAACGCCTTTACGGCCTACTACGATCCTTCCAAGACTTACTCCACGGGCTTCATTCTTCGCTACTTTCGGCCCATGGTGTGGTGGGACATGACCCAGCCCCAGATCGTGAAAGCCATGTCCGTCCTCACCCTCCTCGTCACCGTCTTTTACGCCTGGCTC
It encodes:
- a CDS encoding DUF2784 family protein; protein product: MIWRVLSHAVAVYHGLNVLWINFGVFFVWRRPVWRAVHLASVWIAFITLSQGLYCPMTKIENAFTAYYDPSKTYSTGFILRYFRPMVWWDMTQPQIVKAMSVLTLLVTVFYAWLWARENVRRKRPPV